One genomic segment of Sminthopsis crassicaudata isolate SCR6 chromosome 2, ASM4859323v1, whole genome shotgun sequence includes these proteins:
- the PPP2R2A gene encoding serine/threonine-protein phosphatase 2A 55 kDa regulatory subunit B alpha isoform isoform X5, giving the protein MTPEADIISTVEFNHSGELLATGDKGGRVVIFQQEQENKTQTHSRGEYNVYSTFQSHEPEFDYLKSLEIEEKINKIRWLPQKNAAQFLLSTNDKTIKLWKISERDKRPEGYNLKEEDGRYRDPTTVTTLRVPVFRPMDLMVEASPRRIFANAHTYHINSISINSDYETYLSADDLRINLWHLEITDRSFNIVDIKPANMEELTEVITAAEFHPNSCNTFVYSSSKGTIRLCDMRASALCDRHSKLFEEPEDPSNRSFFSEIISSISDVKFSHSGRYMMTRDYLSVKIWDLNMENRPVETYQVHEYLRSKLCSLYENDCIFDKFECCWNGSDSVVMTGSYNNFFRMFDRNTKRDITLEASRENNKPRTVLKPRKVCASGKRKKDEISVDSLDFNKKILHTAWHPKENIIAVATTNNLYIFQDKVN; this is encoded by the exons AACAAAACCCAAACGCATAGCAGAGGAGAATACAATGTTTACAGCACCTTCCAGAGCCATGAACCTGAGTTTGACTACTTGAAAAGtttagaaattgaagaaaagatCAACAAGATTAGGTGGTTGCCTCAGAAAAATGCTGCTCAATTTTTATTATCTACCAATG atAAAACAATAAAGTTATGGAAAATATCTGAAAGGGACAAAAGACCAGAGggatataatttaaaagaagaagatGGACGATATAGGGATCCTACAACAGTTACTACACTACGG GTGCCAGTATTTAGGCCCATGGATCTGATGGTTGAGGCGAGTCCAAGGAGAATATTTGCCAATGCTCATACATATCACATCAATTCTATCTCTATCAATAGTGATTATGAAACATATTTATCTGCAGATGATTTGCGGATTAATCTTTGGCACCTTGAAATTACAGACCGAAGTTTTA ATATTGTAGATATCAAGCCTGCCAACATGGAAGAGTTGACTGAGGTGATCACGGCGGCCGAGTTCCATCCCAACAGCTGTAATACATTTGTGTACAGCAGCAGTAAAGGGACAATTCGACTGTGTGATATGAGGGCCTCGGCCCTCTGTGACCGGCATTCTAAAT tGTTTGAGGAACCCGAAGATCCCAGTAACAGGTcctttttctctgaaattatttcttccatttcgGATGTCAAATTCAGCCATAGTGGTCGATATATGATGACTAGAGATTACCTGTCAGTAAAAATCTGGGATTTAAACATGGAAAACAGACCTGTGGAAACCTACCAG gTGCATGAATACCTCAGAAGTAAACTTTGCTCACTGTATGAGAATGACTGCATTTTTGACAAATTTGAGTGTTGTTGGAATGGATCAGACAG TGTTGTCATGACGGGATCTTACAATAATTTCTTCAGAATGTTTGACAGAAACACAAAGCGAGATATCACCCTAGAAGCATCCCGAGAGAACAATAAGCCACGCACTGTTTTGAAGCCACGCAAAGTCTGTGCAAGTGGCAAGcgaaagaaagatgaaataagtGTCGACAGCCTAGACTTCAACAAGAAAATCCTTCACACAGCTTGGCACCCCAAGGAAAATATCATTGCTGTAGCTACTACAAACAACCTGTATATATTTCAAGACAAAGTGAATTAG
- the PPP2R2A gene encoding serine/threonine-protein phosphatase 2A 55 kDa regulatory subunit B alpha isoform isoform X6, protein MDLMVEASPRRIFANAHTYHINSISINSDYETYLSADDLRINLWHLEITDRSFNIVDIKPANMEELTEVITAAEFHPNSCNTFVYSSSKGTIRLCDMRASALCDRHSKLFEEPEDPSNRSFFSEIISSISDVKFSHSGRYMMTRDYLSVKIWDLNMENRPVETYQVHEYLRSKLCSLYENDCIFDKFECCWNGSDSVVMTGSYNNFFRMFDRNTKRDITLEASRENNKPRTVLKPRKVCASGKRKKDEISVDSLDFNKKILHTAWHPKENIIAVATTNNLYIFQDKVN, encoded by the exons ATGGATCTGATGGTTGAGGCGAGTCCAAGGAGAATATTTGCCAATGCTCATACATATCACATCAATTCTATCTCTATCAATAGTGATTATGAAACATATTTATCTGCAGATGATTTGCGGATTAATCTTTGGCACCTTGAAATTACAGACCGAAGTTTTA ATATTGTAGATATCAAGCCTGCCAACATGGAAGAGTTGACTGAGGTGATCACGGCGGCCGAGTTCCATCCCAACAGCTGTAATACATTTGTGTACAGCAGCAGTAAAGGGACAATTCGACTGTGTGATATGAGGGCCTCGGCCCTCTGTGACCGGCATTCTAAAT tGTTTGAGGAACCCGAAGATCCCAGTAACAGGTcctttttctctgaaattatttcttccatttcgGATGTCAAATTCAGCCATAGTGGTCGATATATGATGACTAGAGATTACCTGTCAGTAAAAATCTGGGATTTAAACATGGAAAACAGACCTGTGGAAACCTACCAG gTGCATGAATACCTCAGAAGTAAACTTTGCTCACTGTATGAGAATGACTGCATTTTTGACAAATTTGAGTGTTGTTGGAATGGATCAGACAG TGTTGTCATGACGGGATCTTACAATAATTTCTTCAGAATGTTTGACAGAAACACAAAGCGAGATATCACCCTAGAAGCATCCCGAGAGAACAATAAGCCACGCACTGTTTTGAAGCCACGCAAAGTCTGTGCAAGTGGCAAGcgaaagaaagatgaaataagtGTCGACAGCCTAGACTTCAACAAGAAAATCCTTCACACAGCTTGGCACCCCAAGGAAAATATCATTGCTGTAGCTACTACAAACAACCTGTATATATTTCAAGACAAAGTGAATTAG